The Pseudomonadota bacterium genome includes the window GCGGAACCTGCCAGCTGCAGGGTCTTGATGATGTTGATGCCGCTTTCGGTCAAGACCGCAAAAACCCGGCAGAACCGTGACATGTAGATCTTGATGGAAAGGTCACCGAAAACCGGAGTTCTAAGAAGGAGCCGGTCCCTGATCAGCCGGACTTTTTCGTAATTCAGCGAGACCCGGTACATGATAATCACGGCAACAATAAAAATGGCGATCGCCAGATAATATTCGGCAAAAAAACCGCTTACTGAAATCAGGATTCTGGTCGGCAGCGGCAGGGCCACTTTGGCGTTGGCGAAAAGGCTTGCGAACTTCGGGACCACGAAGGACATCAGGATGAAGACGGCGATGAAAATTGCGGTGATGACTATTTTAGGATATCTGGTTGCGGCTTTGATCCGTTCATGAACATCTTTTTCGTTTTCATAGAGGGCGGCCAGGTAGTTGAATGAACGGTCGAGTGTGCCTGACTCTTCGCCGACCTGGATCACGTTCAGAAAAAGCTGGTCAAAGACCTTGGGATAATTGGCGAAGGAATCACTCAGGCTGGAACCGCCTTCAATGCTCAAGCCGGCTTCCGCAAGAATGTTTCGGAGAACCGTGTTGTTGACCTGCTTGGCCATGATATCAAGCGACTGAAGGATGGCCACTCCGGCCCGGAGCATCGTGGAGATCTGGCGGCACATGAGGATGCGATCATCGAGGGTGACCCCCCGTAATTTCTCGATGGTGGTCGGGGTGCGGTCGCCTGCGGCTGGAAATTGGCCGAGGCCGTCATTCTCGGAAACGGCTTCGATATTGACAGGGGTCAGCCCGTTGTGTCCCAGCCAGGATTCGACATCGGAGATCATCTCGGCGTTGAATCGTCCCGAGCTTATTCTGCCGCTGGCATCGATGGCTTCATAATAAAAAGGGGGCATCGTTAATCCCTGACCTCCATGGCGACCCTCAAGACTTCTTCAAGAGAGGTCTGACCACTGATTACCTTGAGGATTCCAGATCGTCTGAGAGTGACCATCCCCTCTGAAACAGCCAGACGATAGAGTTCGTGGGTGGAGGCTCGTTCCATAATCAGATCTTCCAGGGCCGAACTGAGAGACAGGACTTCGTAGATGGCGACCCGGCCCTTGAAGCCTGTGTGATCGCATCTGGCGCAGCCCTTGGCCCGGTAGAAGGTCAGTTCCGGATCATAGTCGATTCCCAGCTCTTCCTGCAGGGTTTGCGGCGGGTTGAAAGGTTCCCGGCATTTTTTGCAGAGCACCCGCACCAATCTCTGGGCGATTACCGCCCCAAGCGCGGAAGAGATCAGAAAGGGCGGGATTCCCATATCAATGAGCCTGGTCACCGCGCCGCAGGCATCATTGGTATGGAGGGTGGAAAGGACCAGATGTCCGGTCAGGGCAGCCTGGATCGAAATCTCCGCAGTTTCAACATCGCGGATCTCGCCGATCATCACCACGTCCGGGTCCTGTCTGAGAATTGAGCGCAGGGCCGAAGAAAAGGTGAGATCGGCCCGAGGATTCACCTGGACCTGGTTCACCCCCGCCAGTTCATACTCGACCGGGTCTTCGACGGTGACGATGTTTTTGTCGACCGAGTTGATCAGGTTCAGGGCCGAATAGAGGGTGGTGGTTTTGCCACTGCCGGTGGGTCCGGTCACCAGAATGATTTCGTGGGGGTTATAGAGATGCTTTTCAAAGAGTTTCTGTTGTTCCGCTTCAAGGCCCAGATCCCGCATGTCGATCTTGACCTTGGATTTGTCCAGCAGACGCATGACGATCTTTTCGCCGTAATTGATGGGCAGGGTGGAGACCCTGACATCAAAATCACGCCCTGAAACCGGGATTTCGAAACGCCCGTCCTGTGGTTTCCTGCGCTCACCGATGTCCATCTGTGAGATGACCTTGATCCTGGAAACGATGCTCGGATGCAGTTCCGAGGGAAACTCCTTCACCACCCGCATCATCCCGTCAACCCTGAATCTGACCCGCAGACTTTTCTCGTTTGGTTCAAGGTGGATGTCGCTCGCCTCTTCGCGGACCGCCTGGAGCAGCATGTCGTTCACCATCGTGACCGCTTCGGACTCTTCGGCGCTGCCTTCCATGGAGATGATCGGGGCATCGGTGTTCGCATAGAGACGATCGATGGCGGAGACGACCCGTGATTCAACGGCCACGCAGGGGACAAGCTTTTCCTTCAGATGTTTGGTCAGTTCATCGGTGGCGAAGATGTTCAGCGGGTCGGCAAAGGCCACCAGGATTTCGCCGGGTTTACGGCCGATGGCGACAACCTTGAATTTTCGGGCCATCAGTTCCGGGATGGCGGTAACGATCTCCGGGTCGATGACGATTTTTTCCAGATCGACAAACGGCATCCGGAGCTGGGTTGCCAGGGTCCTCGCCACCGCCACATCGTTCACGAAACCGAGTTCCTGCAGGGCCATGCCCAGTTTGATCTCCCGGTCGGAAGCGTAGGAGAGGGCCTGATGCAGCTGGGTCGCGGTCAGGAGCCCGCCGTCAACGAGGATGTCGCCGAATCTCTTTTTAGTTTTTATCTGGGCCATAGTTTATCTTTCCAGCCAGGTCAGGAACAGTTCATGGGGCCTGGTTACAATGAATGAAAGGGCGATGAGCAGCGCAGCCGCCAGCGGTATGAACCACCTGCCGGAAGACAGTTTTCCGAACCACCCCTTTTTCTTCAGATGCAGCGATTCTGCGGCCTCCAGGATCACTTTCCTGTTGAAATCCCCCTGCCTGGCATAGGAAACCAGGAGCACCCTGCTCATCAGTTTGTTGATCAGCCTGGGCACCCCGCCGGAATAGCGCCAGAGTTCGCGGCGGGCCTTCTTGTCGAGCCGCAGATCACCACGGCCCGCTTTGTTCAGCCGGAAATGGACGTAGAGGGCCATCTCCTTTTCCGTTAAAGGATAGAGGGTCTCCATCACCGTCACTCTCTGCAGAAGCTGGCGGAGATGTTTCTGCTCTACTTTTACCTTCAGTTCCGGCTGGCCGACCAGAATGATCTGCAGCCATTTGCTCTTGTCCGATTCAAAATTGGAGAGCAGTCTCAGCTGTTCGATACTTTCATCGGGCAGATTCTGCGCTTCATCAATGATGATCAGG containing:
- a CDS encoding AAA family ATPase, with product MPRRKGLTKTGDLFMNHLAYFGFNDDPFRMTPDRDFFYASGNHTSLAETIKFGLKQGDGFIIALGEVGTGKTMLLRMLMGELDLEFETAFLVSPHLTPKQLLLAILCDIGLEERGHSRMSLDHLLRILNNYLFTLSKKGKRLLIIIDEAQNLPDESIEQLRLLSNFESDKSKWLQIILVGQPELKVKVEQKHLRQLLQRVTVMETLYPLTEKEMALYVHFRLNKAGRGDLRLDKKARRELWRYSGGVPRLINKLMSRVLLVSYARQGDFNRKVILEAAESLHLKKKGWFGKLSSGRWFIPLAAALLIALSFIVTRPHELFLTWLER
- a CDS encoding type II secretion system F family protein, which codes for MPPFYYEAIDASGRISSGRFNAEMISDVESWLGHNGLTPVNIEAVSENDGLGQFPAAGDRTPTTIEKLRGVTLDDRILMCRQISTMLRAGVAILQSLDIMAKQVNNTVLRNILAEAGLSIEGGSSLSDSFANYPKVFDQLFLNVIQVGEESGTLDRSFNYLAALYENEKDVHERIKAATRYPKIVITAIFIAVFILMSFVVPKFASLFANAKVALPLPTRILISVSGFFAEYYLAIAIFIVAVIIMYRVSLNYEKVRLIRDRLLLRTPVFGDLSIKIYMSRFCRVFAVLTESGINIIKTLQLAGSALNNLVLFKSLEKVRADVSEGMDIHSAMDKFKVFPPMVVQMIAVGEESGQLDEMMGKVADYFDDETNYTIKNLATLIEPFLLLFLGIMVAFIALSIFLPMWNIMSVMRG
- the tadA gene encoding Flp pilus assembly complex ATPase component TadA, with the protein product MAQIKTKKRFGDILVDGGLLTATQLHQALSYASDREIKLGMALQELGFVNDVAVARTLATQLRMPFVDLEKIVIDPEIVTAIPELMARKFKVVAIGRKPGEILVAFADPLNIFATDELTKHLKEKLVPCVAVESRVVSAIDRLYANTDAPIISMEGSAEESEAVTMVNDMLLQAVREEASDIHLEPNEKSLRVRFRVDGMMRVVKEFPSELHPSIVSRIKVISQMDIGERRKPQDGRFEIPVSGRDFDVRVSTLPINYGEKIVMRLLDKSKVKIDMRDLGLEAEQQKLFEKHLYNPHEIILVTGPTGSGKTTTLYSALNLINSVDKNIVTVEDPVEYELAGVNQVQVNPRADLTFSSALRSILRQDPDVVMIGEIRDVETAEISIQAALTGHLVLSTLHTNDACGAVTRLIDMGIPPFLISSALGAVIAQRLVRVLCKKCREPFNPPQTLQEELGIDYDPELTFYRAKGCARCDHTGFKGRVAIYEVLSLSSALEDLIMERASTHELYRLAVSEGMVTLRRSGILKVISGQTSLEEVLRVAMEVRD